The window CCCGTAGTTCAAAGTATATTCAAGAAAGAAAGCGTATGGAAGACGCGTCATCATTGTTCTCTCCACCTCCTCCACCATGACGAAGGTACATTTCCTCTTGAAGGTGGCGGCGTGAGGAGGTCTAACATGGTTTGCTTCTCATTTGGGGTCAGTGGAACACCTCTAATAAGGTTCAAAGCCATGACATGGACGTTAGTCCTTTGCCTGTGCTTCTTATAAGCCCAGATACCTGCAGCAGCACCGGCAACCACAAGCTGTTTCCAGAACCCAAATAACAAATTAGCACAAAGTAAACTTTAGAAACCAATATAAAGTTTTAAGGCTTTCTATTAAAGTATTTTTCAACTCACCGGTGATAGCCATAAGCCTGCAGTCTGCAGATCAAATTTTGGGGCATAAAGTACTGTCTCCCCGAAATCCTCCTCAAGCTTCTTGTAGATCTCCTTGTCACTCTTCCCAGCATGAATCTCGTCACGAATTAACTGCAAAATCATCAAATGCATTACAACCGCTACATAAACATCATGTTTGAGTTGGTAGATTATCAATTATACAAGTACCTGATTGATTTATGAGACATCTCTTTTGAAAACAACCAATTTGAGAAACTATTGAAGATATAGGGAAA of the Fragaria vesca subsp. vesca linkage group LG6, FraVesHawaii_1.0, whole genome shotgun sequence genome contains:
- the LOC101313718 gene encoding cytochrome c-type biogenesis protein CcmH-like; the encoded protein is MEEDPVKKSQVVDARARNISHNVRCTECGSQSIEDSQADIAILLRKLIRDEIHAGKSDKEIYKKLEEDFGETVLYAPKFDLQTAGLWLSPLVVAGAAAGIWAYKKHRQRTNVHVMALNLIRGVPLTPNEKQTMLDLLTPPPSRGNVPSSWWRRWREQ